In Panicum virgatum strain AP13 chromosome 4N, P.virgatum_v5, whole genome shotgun sequence, a single window of DNA contains:
- the LOC120669194 gene encoding aspartyl protease family protein At5g10770-like yields MSGFVFIPMHPSNNVAVFYKVTLMSISVAGRPLDLPPTAFPHGDYGMTLDSSTVVMVLLMAPWALFSSLYLDGCLSIIPCLAETLRRDEARWNHIIGTSIGHTAVGSPDNGEVIPAELAHSLEYVVTVGFGTPAIPQTVVIDSGSDFAWVQCKPCDSSECDPQKDPLFDPRKSSTYAPVPCDSGACRNISYNEGNGCTGEKLCGFALSYADASNSTGVYSRDKLTLAPGVAVEGFRFGCAHGRGGWDNMSAGLIGLGNSPESLVSQAAPSYGGSFSYCLPPTGSSAGFLALGRPSDTSGFAFTQMHPSDHVAVFYKVTLTGISVAGRPLDVPPSAFPHGDYGMILDSGTVVTVLPAAPYAALRTAFRRAMAAYPPAPPIHPADTCYNLTGYGNVTVPGVALTFLGGATVELYNPGGILVEGCLAFSGLRPDNHGNGVIGNVNQRAFEVLYDPVQLSVGFRAGAC; encoded by the exons ATGTCCGGCTTCGTGTTCATCCCGATGCACCCATCGAACAATGTGGCCGTGTTCTACAAGGTGACGCTTATGAGCATCAGCGTCGCCGGTCGGCCGCTCGACCTTCCTCCCACGGCGTTCCCGCACGGCGACTACGGCATGACCCTCGACTCCAGCACGGTTGTCATGGTGCTGCTAATGGCGCCCTGGGCGCTCTTCTctagcttgtacctcgacggatgcttatcaaTCATA CCATGCCTCGCCGAAACGCTCCGCCGTGACGAGGCTCGCTGGAACCACATCATCGGCACATCCATAGGGCACACGGCCGTGGGGTCGCCGGACAACGGCGAGGTTAtcccggcggagctcgcccacTCGCTGGAGTACGTCGTCACAGTTGGCTTCGGCACGCCGGCCATCCCGCAGACCGTCGTCATCGACAGCGGCAGCGACTTCGCCTGGGTCCAGTGCAAGCCGTGCGACTCCAGCGAGTGCGACCCCCAGAAGGACCCCCTGTTTGATCCCCGGAAATCCTCCACCTATGCGCCCGTCCCCTGCGACTCCGGCGCGTGCAGGAACATCTCGTACAACGAGGGGAACGGGTGCACGGGCGAGAAGCTGTGCGGGTTCGCACTGAGCTACGCCGACGCCTCCAACTCCACCGGCGTGTACAGCAGGGACAAGCTGACGCTGGCTCCCGGCGTCGCCGTCGAGGGCTTCCGTTTCGGCTGCGcccacggccgaggaggctggGACAACATGTCCGCCGGCCTGATCGGGCTCGGTAACTCGCCGGAGTCCCTCGTGTCGCAGGCGGCGCCGTCCTACGGCGGCTCCTTCTCGTACTGCCTCCCGCCGACGGGGAGCTCCGCGGGGTTCCTCGCCCTCGGCAGGCCGAGCGACACGTCCGGCTTCGCGTTCACCCAGATGCACCCGTCGGACCACGTCGCCGTGTTCTACAAGGTGACGCTCACGGGCATCAGCGTAGCCGGCCGGCCGCTCGACGTGCCTCCCTCGGCGTTCCCGCACGGAGACTACGGCATGATCCTCGACTCCGGCACGGTCGTCACGGTGCTGCCAGCGGCGCCCTACGCGGCGCTGCGGACGGCATTCCGTCGCGCCATGGCCGCgtacccgccggcgccgccgatcCACCCCGCCGACACGTGCTACAACCTGACGGGCTACGGCAACGTGACGGTGCCGGGCGTGGCGCTGACGTTCCTGGGCggcgcgacggtggagctctACAACCCGGGGGGGATCCTCGTGGAGGGCTGCCTGGCGTTCAGCGGGTTGAGGCCCGACAACCACGGCAACGGCGTCATTGGCAACGTGAACCAGCGTGCGTTCGAGGTGCTGTACGATCCAGTGCAGCTGAGCGTTGGGTTCAGAGCCGGGGCGTGCTGA